One stretch of Qipengyuania gelatinilytica DNA includes these proteins:
- a CDS encoding OsmC family protein codes for MKTTNSGSATYEGLGKDGKGHVSTGSGALAAQPYGFNTRFEDAPGTNPEELVAAAHASCFTMALSFKLAEAGFSDGRVTTSAEVTLEKEDGGFRVTKSALSTKGKVAGMDQGKFEELAADAKENCPISKLLDCELTLETTFEG; via the coding sequence ATGAAAACGACGAATAGCGGCAGCGCAACCTACGAGGGCCTTGGCAAGGACGGCAAGGGTCACGTCTCGACCGGTTCGGGCGCCTTGGCCGCCCAGCCCTATGGCTTCAACACCCGTTTCGAGGATGCACCCGGCACCAATCCGGAAGAACTGGTGGCAGCCGCCCACGCGAGCTGCTTCACCATGGCGCTTTCCTTCAAGCTTGCCGAGGCCGGTTTCAGCGATGGCCGCGTAACCACCAGCGCGGAGGTTACGCTCGAGAAGGAAGATGGCGGGTTCAGGGTGACGAAATCGGCGCTGTCGACCAAGGGCAAGGTCGCAGGGATGGACCAGGGCAAGTTCGAGGAACTGGCTGCCGATGCCAAGGAAAACTGCCCGATTTCAAAACTTCTGGATTGCGAGCTCACTCTCGAGACGACGTTCGAGGGCTGA
- the spt gene encoding serine palmitoyltransferase, which translates to MSEGISQPDQPEPIEGHASDKDLFSKFDDIIALREGLLATGQTDPFNLVMEKVLSPTRAICNGRETILLGTYNYMGMTFDPDVVEAGKQALADFGSGTTGSRVLNGTYQGHKECEEALREFYDMDHAMVFSTGYQANLGIISTIAGKGDYIVLDIDSHASIWDGCAMGNAEVVPFKHNDIEAMEKRLKRIPEDAGKLVILEGVYSMLGDVAPLKEMVAVAKKYGAMVLVDEAHSMGFIGEHGRGVVEDAGVIDDVDFIIGTFSKSVGTVGGFCVSNHPKFEIMRLVCRPYVFTASLPPSVVATAATSIRKLMHGSNKRAHLWENSKNLHKGLRDLGFKLGTEEPQSAIIAVIMPDLQQGAAMWEALIKNGLYVNLARPPATPANMTLLRCSLCAEHSEEEVGQILDIFEKSGKEIGII; encoded by the coding sequence ATGAGCGAAGGTATCAGCCAGCCGGACCAGCCGGAACCGATCGAGGGCCACGCAAGCGACAAGGACCTCTTCTCCAAGTTCGACGATATCATTGCGCTGCGCGAAGGGCTGCTGGCGACCGGCCAGACCGACCCCTTCAACCTGGTGATGGAAAAGGTCCTCTCGCCGACCCGTGCGATCTGCAACGGACGCGAGACGATCCTGCTCGGCACCTATAATTACATGGGCATGACCTTCGACCCCGACGTGGTCGAGGCGGGCAAGCAGGCGCTGGCCGATTTCGGATCGGGCACCACCGGCAGCCGCGTTCTCAACGGCACCTACCAGGGCCACAAGGAATGCGAAGAAGCCCTGCGCGAATTCTACGACATGGACCACGCGATGGTCTTCTCGACCGGCTATCAGGCCAATCTCGGGATCATCAGCACGATCGCGGGCAAGGGCGATTACATCGTCCTCGACATCGACAGCCACGCCAGCATCTGGGACGGCTGCGCCATGGGCAATGCCGAAGTCGTGCCCTTCAAGCACAACGACATCGAAGCGATGGAAAAGCGCCTCAAGCGCATTCCCGAAGATGCCGGCAAGCTCGTCATCCTCGAAGGCGTCTACTCGATGCTGGGCGACGTTGCCCCGCTGAAGGAAATGGTCGCTGTCGCGAAGAAATACGGCGCCATGGTGCTGGTCGACGAAGCGCATTCGATGGGCTTCATCGGTGAACACGGCCGCGGCGTGGTGGAAGATGCCGGCGTGATCGACGATGTCGATTTCATCATCGGTACCTTCTCCAAGAGCGTCGGTACGGTCGGCGGTTTCTGCGTCTCGAACCATCCCAAGTTCGAGATCATGCGCCTCGTTTGCCGCCCCTATGTCTTCACCGCATCGCTCCCGCCGAGCGTTGTCGCGACTGCGGCGACCAGCATCCGCAAGCTGATGCACGGTTCGAACAAGCGCGCGCACCTGTGGGAGAATTCGAAGAACCTCCACAAGGGCCTGCGCGATCTCGGCTTCAAGCTCGGCACCGAAGAGCCGCAGAGCGCGATCATCGCGGTGATCATGCCCGATCTCCAGCAGGGCGCGGCAATGTGGGAAGCGCTGATCAAGAACGGCCTTTATGTGAACCTCGCCCGCCCGCCGGCGACGCCTGCAAACATGACGCTGCTGCGCTGCTCGCTGTGCGCCGAACATTCCGAAGAGGAAGTCGGCCAGATCCTCGATATCTTCGAGAAATCGGGCAAGGAAATCGGCATTATCTAG
- a CDS encoding acyl carrier protein: MDRAQVDAKIRELAEPFNKKGVTITEETTFQNDLEFDSLTVMDFVAEIEDEFDIIISMNQQAEIENYGQLVDAVTKLQADA; this comes from the coding sequence ATGGACCGTGCCCAGGTAGACGCGAAGATCCGCGAACTCGCTGAACCCTTCAACAAGAAGGGCGTTACCATCACCGAAGAGACGACCTTCCAAAACGACCTGGAATTCGACAGCCTAACGGTCATGGATTTCGTCGCCGAGATCGAAGACGAGTTCGACATCATCATCTCGATGAACCAGCAGGCCGAGATCGAGAATTACGGCCAGCTGGTCGACGCGGTGACCAAGCTGCAGGCCGACGCATGA
- a CDS encoding response regulator, with amino-acid sequence MAKRILVVEDNDLNRKLFCDVLKASGYEVVPVSDGSNVVATAKKFHPELVIMDIQLPNVSGVDLITQLKADADFDEVPVLAVTAYAGKGDEERIREAGAQDYLAKPVSIGPFMAAVRKLLDG; translated from the coding sequence GTGGCAAAGAGAATCCTCGTTGTCGAGGACAACGACCTCAACCGTAAGCTGTTTTGCGACGTGCTCAAAGCGAGCGGATACGAGGTGGTGCCGGTTTCCGATGGCAGCAATGTGGTGGCGACCGCGAAGAAGTTCCACCCCGAGCTGGTCATCATGGATATCCAGCTGCCCAATGTCAGCGGGGTCGACCTGATCACCCAATTGAAGGCGGATGCCGATTTCGACGAGGTTCCCGTGCTTGCGGTCACCGCCTATGCCGGCAAGGGCGACGAGGAACGCATTCGCGAAGCAGGCGCGCAGGATTATCTCGCCAAACCGGTATCGATCGGGCCGTTCATGGCTGCCGTGCGCAAGCTGCTCGACGGATAA
- a CDS encoding DUF3572 family protein gives MTIPRGDKSADGDARAPEVLALEALGWALTDERRADRLLSLTGLTPERLRHGIMERAVQAAVLEFLAAHEPDLIAAADALNTKPETLVAAARELNS, from the coding sequence GTGACAATTCCGAGAGGCGACAAATCGGCGGATGGAGACGCTCGCGCGCCCGAAGTCCTCGCGCTGGAGGCGCTCGGCTGGGCGCTGACCGACGAACGCCGCGCGGATCGCCTGCTGTCGCTGACCGGCCTCACGCCAGAGCGCCTGAGGCACGGGATAATGGAACGGGCCGTGCAGGCCGCCGTTCTGGAATTTCTGGCGGCTCACGAACCCGACCTCATCGCCGCCGCTGATGCACTGAACACCAAACCGGAAACGCTGGTCGCCGCCGCCAGGGAGCTGAATTCATGA
- a CDS encoding HAD family hydrolase, which produces MTRPLIISDCDEVLLYMVSPFKYWLAETQGVEFRMTGNDFSQALRWQDSGEVLAPDDIWKMLGRFFDTEMHRQDPIPGAIEGINTLAEEADVVILTNLVDKRQQMRTEQLAGHGLNARVFTNQGPKGPALQNILQEYAPSKAIFIDDLAQHHRSARETISEITTLHLCGEPMLAPHIDCAHTSGHADARIDTWAEALPWLRRQLEKEEA; this is translated from the coding sequence ATGACACGCCCGCTCATCATCTCGGACTGTGACGAGGTGCTCCTCTACATGGTCTCGCCGTTCAAGTACTGGCTGGCCGAAACGCAGGGCGTGGAATTCCGCATGACCGGAAATGATTTCAGCCAGGCGCTGCGCTGGCAGGATAGCGGCGAGGTGCTCGCGCCCGACGATATCTGGAAAATGCTCGGCCGATTCTTCGATACGGAAATGCACCGGCAGGATCCCATCCCCGGCGCGATCGAGGGCATCAACACGCTGGCCGAGGAGGCCGATGTCGTCATCCTCACCAACCTCGTCGACAAACGGCAGCAGATGCGTACCGAACAGCTGGCGGGTCATGGCCTGAACGCGCGGGTATTCACAAACCAGGGCCCCAAGGGTCCGGCGCTGCAGAACATCCTCCAGGAATATGCGCCCTCGAAGGCCATCTTCATCGATGATCTCGCACAGCATCACCGTTCGGCCCGCGAGACGATCTCCGAAATCACGACGCTCCACCTGTGCGGCGAACCGATGCTCGCCCCGCACATCGATTGCGCGCATACTTCGGGCCATGCCGATGCCCGGATCGACACTTGGGCCGAAGCGCTGCCGTGGCTGCGCAGGCAACTGGAAAAGGAAGAAGCATGA
- a CDS encoding RidA family protein — MRVHERLEELGVKLPKAAAPVASYQPVVVDGHIAYVSGQLPFVDGNLVTGKLGKDVSIERGHEAARACGLMILAQLEAAGLLERVAQFVKLGGFVASVPEFTDQPKVINGASDLMYEVFGDVGKHARSAVGVPVLPLDAAVEVDAIVALKA; from the coding sequence ATGAGAGTTCACGAACGACTTGAGGAATTGGGAGTGAAGCTCCCGAAAGCAGCAGCTCCCGTTGCCAGCTACCAGCCGGTCGTCGTCGATGGTCATATCGCCTATGTTTCGGGCCAGCTGCCGTTCGTCGACGGCAATCTCGTCACCGGCAAGCTGGGCAAGGACGTGTCGATCGAGCGCGGTCACGAAGCTGCTCGCGCCTGCGGCCTGATGATCCTCGCGCAGCTGGAAGCCGCCGGCCTGCTCGAACGGGTTGCGCAATTCGTGAAGCTGGGTGGTTTCGTTGCCTCGGTTCCCGAGTTCACCGACCAGCCCAAGGTCATCAACGGTGCGTCGGACCTGATGTACGAGGTCTTCGGCGATGTCGGAAAGCACGCCCGCAGCGCCGTCGGCGTTCCGGTCCTGCCGCTCGACGCTGCTGTCGAAGTCGATGCGATCGTTGCTCTCAAGGCTTGA
- a CDS encoding glycerophosphodiester phosphodiesterase family protein has product MRSLLSRLDALIVGQHDPARVGWLRDWTYAHRGLHSDGVPENSLAAFALAAERGLGIECDIQRSRDGCAMLLHDWELDRLTAVSGPTAGHSAEELSQIAFLDSEHKIARLDDLLPILAGKVPILIEIKSKRGYDVKRSCRAVAHALEGYAGPHAVMSFDPRVCAWFADHSPQTVRGLVMREDEHGMTQKAWQRHVALWAARPEFIAYHVAALPNPMVAGLKERGMPVLTWTVNSPETRAHAQLHADALIAEGEGLA; this is encoded by the coding sequence ATGCGATCGTTGCTCTCAAGGCTTGATGCGCTGATTGTCGGCCAGCACGACCCGGCGCGGGTCGGCTGGCTGCGCGACTGGACCTATGCCCATCGCGGCCTGCATTCGGACGGCGTTCCGGAAAACTCGCTGGCCGCCTTCGCGCTCGCAGCCGAGCGCGGTCTTGGAATAGAATGCGATATCCAGCGCAGCCGCGACGGCTGTGCGATGCTACTGCATGACTGGGAGCTCGACCGCCTCACCGCCGTCAGCGGCCCGACCGCCGGCCATTCCGCCGAGGAGCTCTCGCAGATTGCCTTCCTCGACAGCGAGCACAAGATTGCCCGCCTCGATGATCTGCTGCCCATCCTGGCCGGCAAGGTCCCGATCCTCATCGAGATCAAGTCGAAGCGCGGCTACGACGTAAAGCGATCCTGCCGTGCGGTGGCCCATGCGCTGGAAGGCTATGCCGGACCGCATGCGGTGATGAGCTTCGATCCGCGTGTTTGTGCATGGTTTGCAGACCATTCGCCGCAAACGGTGCGCGGGCTCGTCATGCGCGAAGACGAACACGGCATGACGCAGAAGGCGTGGCAGCGTCATGTCGCCCTGTGGGCGGCGCGACCCGAATTCATCGCCTATCACGTCGCGGCGCTGCCGAATCCGATGGTAGCAGGACTGAAAGAGCGCGGGATGCCGGTGCTCACCTGGACCGTCAATTCG